The DNA window GCGCGGGGTCGCCGAGCATTTCGGACGCGACGACCGTGTCCTGCGCGAAGTTCTTCGGGGCGCCGCCGCCGATCATCAGCAGGCCGGTTTCGCGCGCCGCCATCTTGATCTCCGTGAGTTCCAGAAAGTCGCGCGCGCTGTCGATCGAGACGTGCGGCTCGCCGCGCCGCTCCCACTGGTGATGGACGAGGCCGAACCCGGCCGAGCAGTCGCTGAATGCGGGGCAGAAGACGGGCACGCCCATCTCCCGCGCGGCGAGCAGAATGCCGTCCTCCCCGTCGCCCCGCGCGGCGAGGCGGCGCCCCATCGCCGCGAGGAACTCCCGCGACGAGTACGGCCGCGGCGCCAGCTCCGCGGCGAGCTTCGCGACCTCCATGTCGCAGACCCGCAGTTCGTCCTCGTCGATGAACGTGTCGTAGATCCGGTCGATCCCCAGCCGCCGCAGCTCCTGGTCGTCGACCCGCGGCGTGCCGATGTAGTGCCTGAAGCCGAGTCCCTCGAAGAAGTCTTGGTCCACGAGGTTGGCCCCCGTGGAGACGACGACGTCCGCCATGCAGTTCCGGATCAGGTCCGCGAAGAGCCGCTTCAGCCCCGCCGAGACGAGCGAGCCGGCGAGGCAGAGGATCACCGCCCCGTCCGGCTCGCGGAGCATCGCCTCGTAAATCTCCGCCGCGCGGTGGAGGTTGCGCGCCTCGAACGCCATCTTGCCCATCGCCTGCACGACCGGGCGGGCGTCGAACGCCTTGATGTCGATGTGTTGAATCCGCTCCTTGAGATAGTCGGACTTGCCGCGAGCCATGCCGCCGCTCCCGAGCGACCGTGTTCGGCCCGATGGCTCGCGGTCGCAGGGAACGGCCACCGGGAACGCGC is part of the bacterium genome and encodes:
- a CDS encoding deoxyhypusine synthase is translated as MARGKSDYLKERIQHIDIKAFDARPVVQAMGKMAFEARNLHRAAEIYEAMLREPDGAVILCLAGSLVSAGLKRLFADLIRNCMADVVVSTGANLVDQDFFEGLGFRHYIGTPRVDDQELRRLGIDRIYDTFIDEDELRVCDMEVAKLAAELAPRPYSSREFLAAMGRRLAARGDGEDGILLAAREMGVPVFCPAFSDCSAGFGLVHHQWERRGEPHVSIDSARDFLELTEIKMAARETGLLMIGGGAPKNFAQDTVVASEMLGDPAPMHKYAVQLTVADQRDGALSGSTLREACSWGKVDTAFEQMVFGEATTTLPLLASAVYHGGAWRGRRPRRFAERFPA